One Electrophorus electricus isolate fEleEle1 chromosome 13, fEleEle1.pri, whole genome shotgun sequence DNA segment encodes these proteins:
- the vash1 gene encoding tubulinyl-Tyr carboxypeptidase 1 gives MPVICCGSIHQCTSPRRLIDKSGIGICLSQPCSRTRLTRVPMLETSLSLEGVDDRDEEQEDEEDLRDGGIPFIINRGGLPVNEETWEQMWRHVARIHPDGEAVGKRIRGATDLPKVPIPTVPTYQPATSIPLRLEAIQKYIRDLQYNHTGTQFFEIKKSRPLTALMDIAKEMIRESLPIKCLEAVILGIYLTNSMPSVERFPISFKTQFSGSHFRHIVLGIHSGGRFGALGISRRQDLMFKPLEYRTLADLLQDFQAAYQGYWHTLRKVKIGQYVSHDPHSVEQIEWKHSVLDVDKLSKEELRKELERHTRDMRLKIGKPASLSPTKDRRKDMGSPLRNPGSPMRRSNRSERRLSGEKKAVEAKATGDMNGYQIRV, from the exons ATGCCAGTCATCTGTTGTGGGAGTATCCATCAATGCACGTCTCCGCGGAGACTGATTGACAAGTCTGGAATAGGTATCTGTTTGAGTCAGCCTTGCTCCAGGACAAGACTTACCAGGGTCCCAATGCTGGAGACTAGTTTGAGTCTGGAGGGAGTTGACGACAGAGATGAGGAacaagaggatgaggaagattTGCGAGATGGTGGGATTCCATTCATTATAAACCGGGGTGGGCTGCCGGTGAACGAGGAGACATGGGAACAGATGTGGCGGCATGTGGCCCGGATTCATCCAGATGGAGAAGCAGTGGGGAAGAGGATTCGGGGAGCCACTGACCTGCCTAAG GTTCCAATACCAACTGTGCCTACGTATCAGCCAGCCACCAGTATTCCACTTCGCCTGGAAGCCATACAGAAATACATCAGGGACTTGCA GTACAATCACACTGGAACCCAGTTTTTTGAGATCAAAAAGAGCAGACCTCTCACAGC GTTGATGGACATAGCTAAGGAAATGATCAGAGAATCTCTACCAATCAAATGTTTGGAGGCTGTAATCCTTGGAAT TTACCTCACCAACAGCATGCCATCTGTGGAACGCTTTCCCATCAGCTTTAAAACCCAGTTCTCAGGGAGCCACTTCCGCCACATTGTGCTGGGCATCCACAGCGGAGGGCGCTTTGGGGCCCTGGGCATCAGCCGCCGCCAGGACCTCATGTTCAAGCCCCTGGAGTACCGCACACTGGCCGACCTGTTGCAAGACTTTCAGGCCGCCTACCAGGGCTACTGGCACACGTTGCGCAAGGTTAAGATCGGTCAGTATGTCTCGCATGATCCCCACAGCGTGGAGCAGATTGAGTGGAAGCACTCCGTGCTGGATGTGGACAAGCTGTCGAAGGAGGAGCTGAGGAAGGAGCTGGAGAGGCACACCCGTGACATGAGGCTGAAG ATTGGCAAGCCTGCTTCCCTTTCTCCCACCAAAGATAGGAGGAAAGACATGGGTTCTCCTCTACGTAACCCAGGGAGCCCCATGCGCAGGAGCAACCGCAGTGAGAGAAG GCTATCGGGTGAAAAGAAGGCAGTGGAAGCGAAAGCCACTGGTGATATGAATGGATACCAGATTAGAGTGTGA
- the fcf1 gene encoding rRNA-processing protein FCF1 homolog, protein MGKQKKQKYAAMKRMISLKDQRLKEKDRAKTEKKKKEDPSAIKEQEVPKYPSCLFFQYNTQLGPPYHILVDTNFINFSIKAKLDVVQSMMDCLYAKCIPCITDCVMAELEKLGMKYRVALRIAKDPRFDRMPCSHKGTYADDCLVQRVTQHKCYIVATVDRDLKRRIRKIPGVPIMYISNHRYNIERMPDDYGAPRL, encoded by the exons ATG gGGAAACAGAAGAAGCAGAAATATGCTGCTATGAAAAGAATGATCAGTTTAAAGGATCAAAGATT aaAGGAGAAGGATcgagcaaaaacagaaaaaaagaagaaagaagatcCTTCAGCCATTAAGGAACAAGAAGT GCCAAAGTATCCATCATGTCTGTTCTTCCAGTACAACACTCAGCTTGGTCCTCCCTATCACATCCTTGTGGATACAAACTTCATCAACTTTTCAATAAAGGCAAAGCTTGATGTAGTCCAATCAATGATGGACTGCCTGTATGCTAAAT GTATTCCTTGCATCACAGACTGTGTCATGGCTGAGCTTGAGAAATTAGGAATGAAATACAGAGTTGCCTTGAG AATAGCCAAGGATCCTCGCTTCGACCGCATGCCATGCTCACATAAAGGAACATATGCTGATGACTGCTTAGTGCAAAGggtgactcag CACAAGTGTTACATTGTAGCTACAGTGGATAGAGACCTAAAGAGGAGAATTCGAAAGATCCCAGGAGTCCCAATCATGTACATCTCTAATCACAG GTATAACATCGAACGGATGCCAGATGATTATGGTGCACCCAGGTTATAG
- the arel1 gene encoding apoptosis-resistant E3 ubiquitin protein ligase 1: MDRRFLLTFVFCSVSWVFFWEARWKKSKESQIGEWLQGHGLSDYKHLFEDVQSLEELSLSVLTRLEEVVLEQRRWRDITEAHVRLLRDFAFQEWLCSQSLEHYYHTLKALGCTNLDDLAQFDSQLQLSLAAWGYYYEDYIKLSTGVKVLQASRGSRDQDYEIQLVHSLAERRLNEKWSIVGALIFGCTVALCFLIRDLMFYVIGGITVSIIAFVFTIKFLCELAARVVSFLQNEDPGRRGDRSIYDYVRGNYLDPRSCKVSWDWKEPQEVGQTMSFRVQLFYKNGQPFPARRPVGLRVNITHIELALDIPVTQEVVQEPESNVVKVTFTVRKAGRYEVAVKLGGLNVAYSPYYKIFQPGMVVPSKTKIAYHFSTLVLTYGLQHTLQIEPRDEYGNPTSNSVSLVDEANYSVHIHPLGSVEEDSSEDYYSTAVSCIKQQCHVLLRLTLKKKGCFRARITYRDQSLSNGEFDIIVLSENEKSCVEKNVSTPGISIYFEAYLYSTGNYSGSPWQLPASSLLTPQRRPSVGDEEDEHDSPVEGQLEKVKKPKKVYCYISPKQLSVKEFYLKIIPWRLFTFRVCPGTKFTYHGPDPNHKYLTLVVDDGIQPPVELSCKDRNIMAATFIRFLHKNIGGSETFQDKVSFFQRELRHIHSKRPRTKTCLKISRHSILDSSLKATRNFSVSDWSKNFEVVFQDEEALDWGGPRREWFELVCKTLFDTNNQLFTRFSDNNQGLVHPNAERPPHLRLKMYEFAGRVVGKCLYESALGGAYKQLVRARFTRSFLAQIIGLRMNYKYFETDDPEFYKTKVCFLLNNDVSEMDLVFAEEKYSKSGQLEKVVELISGGAQIAVTNENKVHYLNLLAQYRLATQVRDEVEHFLKGLNELVPENLLAIFDENELELLMCGTGDINVQDFKAHAVIVGGSWHFREKVMKWFWAVVSSFTQEELARLLQFTTGSSQLPPGGFNTLCPSFQIIAAPTHSTLPTAHTCFNQLCLPTYDSYEELHKLLKLAISEGSEGFGML; this comes from the exons ATGGACCGCCGCTTCTTGCTGACCTTCGTCTTCTGTTCAGTGTCGTGGGTTTTCTTCTGGGAAGCACGCTGGAAGAAAAGCAAGGAAAGTCAGATTGGAGAATGGCTACAGGGTCATGGGCTCTCCGactacaaacatttatttgaag atgttcAGTCTCTTGAAGAGCTCAGTCTGAGTGTGTTGACCCGCTTGGAGGAGGTGGTGCTGGAGCAGCGGCGGTGGAGGGACATCACGGAGGCTCACGTCCGGCTGCTCCGAGACTTTGCCTTTCAGGAGTGGCTGTGTTCCCAGAGCCTGGAGCACTACTACCACAC TCTGAAGGCCCTGGGATGTACAAATCTGGATGACTTGGCCCAGTTTGACAGCCAGCTTCAGCTCTCTTTGGCAGCCTGGGGCTATTACTACGAGGATTACATCAAGCTGTCTACAGGAGTGAAGGTGCTCCAAGCCTCCAGGGGCAGCAGAGACCAGGACTACGAGATACAGCTGGTGCACAGCCTTGCAGAGAGGCGCCTTAACGAGAAGTGGTCCATTG TGGGAGCGCTCATATTTGGCTGTACTGTTGCACTGTGCTTTCTGATAAGGGACCTCATGTTTTACGTGATTG GTGGAATAACCGTTTCCATCATCGCATTCGTCTTCACCATCAAGTTCTTGTGTGAGCTCGCAGCACGCGTAGTCAGCTTCCTGCAGAATGAGGACCCAGGCCGCCGAGGCGACCGTAGCATTTACGACTACGTGCGGGGCAACTACCTGGACCCCCGCTCCTGCAAGGTCTCCTGGGACTGGAAGGAGCCCCAGGAGGTGGGCCAGACCATGAGCTTCCGTGTGCAG CTCTTCTATAAGAATGGGCAGCCGTTCCCGGCCCGCAGGCCTGTGGGGCTGAGGGTGAACATCACTCACATAGAGCTGGCTCTGGATATTCCTGTCACCCAGGAGGTCGTCCAGGAACCGGAGTCCAACGTGGTGAAAGTGACCTTCACTGTGCGCAAGGCCGGCCGCTACGAGGTGGCCGTTAAACTGGGTGGCCTCAATGTTGCCTATAGCCCCTATTACAAGATATTCCAGCCAG GGATGGTGGTGCCCTCCAAAACGAAGATTGCGTACCACTTTTCCACTCTGGTGCTGACATACGGACTGCAACACACGCTGCAGATTGAGCCTCGGGATGAGTACGGCAACCCCACTAGCAACTCCGTCTCCCTGGTGGATGAGGCCAACTATAGCGTTCATATTCACCCA TTGGGCAGCGTGGAAGAGGACAGCTCGGAGGACTACTACAGCACGGCCGTCTCCTGTATTAAGCAGCAGTGTCATGTCCTGCTTCGGCTCACTCTGAAGAAGAAGGGCTGCTTCAGGGCACGCATCACTTACAGGGATCAGTCACTCAGCAATGGAGAGTTTGACATCATTGTGCTAAGCG AGAATGAGAAgagctgtgtggagaagaaCGTGTCCACTCCAGGCATTAGTATCTACTTTGAGGCCTACCTCTACAGCACAGGCAACTACAGTGGTTCTCCGTGGCAGCTGCCAGCCTCCTCTCTCCTGACCCCACAGAGACGACCCTCTGTGggtgatgaggaagatgagcacGACTCGCCTGTAGAGGGCCAACTGGAGAAGGTCAAGAAACCAAAAAAGGTCTACTGCTACATATCACCAAAG CAACTCTCTGTGAAGGAGTTTTACCTGAAGATTATTCCCTGGCGTCTTTTCACTTTTCGTGTGTGCCCCGGGACCAAG TTCACATACCATGGGCCAGACCCAAACCATAAGTACCTGACTCTGGTGGTGGATGATGGCATCCAGCCTCCTGTGGAGCTGAGCTGCAAGGACAGGAACATCATGGCTGCCACATTTATTCGCTTCCTTCACAAGAACATTG GAGGTTCTGAGACATTTCAGGACAAGGTAAGCTTTTTCCAGCGGGAGCTCAGGCACATCCATTCTAAGAGGCCTCGGACTAAGACCTGCCTGAAGATCAGCCGCCACTCCATCCTCGACTCT TCTCTTAAGGCCACTAGGAACTTCTCTGTGTCAGACTGGAGTAAGAACTTTGAGGTGGTGTTTCAGGATGAAGAAG CTCTGGACTGGGGTGGACCGAGGCGGGAGTGGTTTGAGCTTGTGTGCAAGACTCTGTTTGACACCAACAACCAGCTGTTCACACGATTTAGTGACAACAACCAGGGTCTG GTCCATCCTAACGCCGAGCGGCCCCCTCACCTGAGGCTGAAGATGTATGAGTTTGCTGGCCGTGTGGTGGGGAAGTGTCTGTATGAGTCGGCGCTGGGAGGGGCTTACAAGCAGTTGGTACGTGCCAGGTTCACTCGCTCCTTCCTGGCCCAGATCATCGGCTTGCGCATGAACTACAAG TACTTTGAGACGGACGATCCCGAGTTCTACAAGACCAAGGTCTGCTTCCTGCTAAACAATGACGTGAGCGAAATGGACCTTGTGTTCGCTGAGGAGAAGTACAGCAAATCGGGGCAGTTGGAGAAG GTGGTGGAGCTGATTTCTGGGGGTGCACAGATTGCTGTGACTAACGAAAACAAGGTGCATTACCTGAATCTACTGGCTCAGTATCGGCTGGCCACTCAGGTGCGGGATGAGGTGGAGCACTTCCTCAAAG GTTTGAATGAACTTGTTCCTGAGAACCTCTTGGCCATATTTGATGAGAATGAGTTGGAG TTGCTGATGTGTGGTACTGGGGACATTAATGTGCAGGATTTCAAAGCCCATGCTGTTATAGTTGGAGGCTCATGGCATTTCAGAGAGAAG gtgatgaAATGGTTCTGGGCTGTGGTGTCCTCCTTCACTCAGGAAGAGCTAGCACGCCTGCTCCAGTTCACCACCGGCTCCTCTCAGCTGCCCCCCGGGGGCTTCAATACACTCTGTCCCTCCTTCCAGATCATAGcagcccccacacacagcaccttGCCAACTGCACACACCTG TTTTAACCAGCTGTGCCTCCCTACCTATGACTCCTATGAGGAGCTGCACAAACTGCTGAAGCTGGCCATCAGTGAGGGCAGTGAGGGCTTTGGCATGCTCTGA